The genomic region GCTAGCTGCCGGTCGCGCGCGACGCCCCGGCGTCGCGTGCGCGGCCGCCGACCTCCACCGGTCGGGCCGGCCGTGCCGCCTTCGTCCCGCGGCGTCGCCGTCCCCGCGCGGGATGGCGGTGGTCACGTGCCGCGGTCGCACGGACCCCGCGTCCGTCCTGCCGATCCCGCCTCGCCCACCCCGGCGGGAACCCGCCCGCTCCCCGAGCGCCACCCGCCTCCGATCCTCCGACGCACGCGTCCCGACGCGCGCGTCCTCCCCGCACGTCCGGCCGCACATCGGTCGACTACTTGAAGGAATGACACGTGTCCACCTCCCCGCCCGCATCGCCCGACCCGGCGCCGTCCGAGCGGCACGGCCCCCGTCCCGGCACCGTCGCCGTGCTCATGCGGCTGCTGCCGTTCGCCCGGCCCGCCATGCCCAGCATCATCGCGGGCATGGTGGTGGCGCTCGTCGGCTCGCTGCTGTCGCTCGTCATCCCGCAGATCCTCCGCGGGCTCGTCGACGGGCCGCTCGGCGACGGCGACTCCGCGGCCGTGGTGCCCGCCGTGCTCCTGATCCTCGGGCTCGGGATCCTCGAGGCGGTCATGATCGCCCTCCGCCGCTGGTTCGTGCTGAAGCCCGGCACGCTCATGGAGGCGGACATGCGGAACGCCTTCTACCGGAAGCTGCAGCGGCTCCCGGTCGCGTTCCACGACCGGTGGCAGAGCGGCCAGCTCCTGTCGCGCATGGTCAGCGACCTCAACCTCATCCGCCGGTGGATGGCCTTCGGCCTGGTGCTGTTCATCGTCAACATCCTCACGATCCTCGTGGGCATCGGGTTCCTGGTCGCCATCGACTGGCGCCTGGGCCTCGGCTTCCTCGTCTGCTCCATCCCGCTCTGGGTGTACGGCTACCTCTTCGAGCAGAAGTACTCCTCGGTGGCGCGGCTCAGTCAGGACCAGTCCGGCGACCTCGCCACGAGCGTCGAGCAGTCTGTCCACGGGATCCGCGTGCTCAAGGCGTTCGGCCGAGGCAAGCACATGCACGACGCGTTCGCCGAGCAGGCGGAGGAGCTGCGCGGCACGGAGATCACGAAGGCGAAGGCCATCGCCGGCATCTGGCTGTGGCTGCTGCTGGTGCCCGACCTGACCTTCGCGCTGGCGCTGCTCGGCGGCGTGCTGCTCGCCGCGGGCGGGCAGATCTCGGTGGGCGACCTGGTGGCGTTCTTCGCGACCGCCGCGGTGCTGCGCTGGCCGATCGAGTCGGTGGGCTTCCTCCTGTCGATGACCTTCGACGCGCGCACGGCCATCGACCGCTACTTCGAGGTGATGGACGAGGACGACGTGATCACGGATCC from Clavibacter michiganensis subsp. insidiosus harbors:
- a CDS encoding ABC transporter ATP-binding protein, with product MSTSPPASPDPAPSERHGPRPGTVAVLMRLLPFARPAMPSIIAGMVVALVGSLLSLVIPQILRGLVDGPLGDGDSAAVVPAVLLILGLGILEAVMIALRRWFVLKPGTLMEADMRNAFYRKLQRLPVAFHDRWQSGQLLSRMVSDLNLIRRWMAFGLVLFIVNILTILVGIGFLVAIDWRLGLGFLVCSIPLWVYGYLFEQKYSSVARLSQDQSGDLATSVEQSVHGIRVLKAFGRGKHMHDAFAEQAEELRGTEITKAKAIAGIWLWLLLVPDLTFALALLGGVLLAAGGQISVGDLVAFFATAAVLRWPIESVGFLLSMTFDARTAIDRYFEVMDEDDVITDPATPVRIQEPRGHLVFRGARFRYQDAVAGQPDLIDGVDLDLQPGETMALVGVTGCGKSTLTALTTRLYDVTGGSIELDGVDIRDLGLEELRRRIAMAFEDATLFSSTVRDNVLLGRPDLADGGPEAERVLQEALDIAQAGFVHDLPDGVETTVGEEGLSLSGGQRQRLALARAVAAAPDVLVLDDPLSALDVDTEALVEAALRRVLASTTALIVAHRPSTVMLADRVALMQDGRIIAVGRHSDLLATSEHYRFVISSLDVEGITVREEASA